The Helicobacter pylori genome includes a window with the following:
- a CDS encoding GDP-L-fucose synthase family protein, translated as MNEIILITGAYGMVGQNTALYFKKNKPDVTLLTPKKSELYLLDKDNVQAYLKEYKPTGIIHCAGRVGGIVANMNDLSTYMVENLLMGLYLFSSALDLGVKKAINLASSCAYPKFAPNPLKESDLLNGSLEPTNEGYALAKLSVMKYCEYVSTEKGVFYKTLVPCNLYGEFDKFEEKIAHMIPGLIARMHTAKLKNEKEFAMWGDGTARREYLNAKDLARFISLAYENIASIPSVMNVGSGVDYSIEEYYEKVAQVLDYKGVFVKDLSKPVGMQQKLMDISKQKALKWELEIPLEQGIKEAYEYYLKLLEV; from the coding sequence ATGAATGAGATTATTTTAATCACCGGCGCCTATGGCATGGTGGGGCAGAACACGGCGTTGTATTTTAAAAAAAATAAGCCTGATGTTACTCTACTCACCCCTAAAAAAAGCGAATTGTATTTGTTGGATAAAGACAATGTTCAAGCTTATTTGAAAGAATACAAGCCTACAGGCATTATCCATTGCGCCGGGAGAGTGGGGGGCATTGTCGCTAACATGAACGATCTCTCAACTTACATGGTTGAGAATTTACTCATGGGCTTGTACCTCTTTTCTAGCGCTTTGGATTTGGGCGTGAAAAAGGCCATTAATCTAGCGAGCTCTTGCGCTTATCCTAAATTCGCCCCTAACCCTTTAAAAGAAAGCGATTTATTGAACGGCTCTTTAGAGCCAACGAATGAAGGCTACGCTTTAGCCAAACTCTCTGTGATGAAATATTGCGAATACGTGAGCACTGAAAAGGGCGTTTTTTATAAAACCCTAGTGCCTTGCAACCTTTATGGCGAGTTTGACAAGTTTGAAGAAAAAATAGCGCACATGATACCAGGGCTTATCGCCAGGATGCACACCGCTAAATTAAAAAATGAAAAAGAGTTTGCGATGTGGGGCGATGGCACGGCCAGGAGGGAATATCTAAACGCTAAAGATTTAGCCAGGTTCATTTCTCTAGCTTATGAGAATATCGCTTCAATCCCTAGCGTGATGAATGTCGGCTCTGGCGTGGATTACAGCATTGAAGAGTATTACGAAAAAGTCGCTCAGGTTTTAGACTATAAGGGCGTGTTTGTTAAGGATTTATCCAAACCAGTGGGCATGCAGCAAAAGCTTATGGATATTTCCAAACAAAAGGCTTTAAAATGGGAATTAGAAATCCCTTTAGAGCAGGGCATTAAAGAAGCTTATGAGTATTATTTGAAGCTTTTAGAGGTTTGA
- a CDS encoding agmatine deiminase family protein, producing MKRMLAEFEKIQAILMAFPHEFGDWAYCIKEARESFLNIIQTIAKHAQVLVCVHTSDTIGYEMLKNLSGVEIAKVDTNDTWARDFGAISIENQGVLECLDFGFNGWGLKYPSNLDNQVNFKLKSLGFLKHPLKTMPYVLEGGSIESDGAGSVLTNTQCLLEKNRNPHLNQNGIENMLKKELGAKQVLWYSYGYLKGDDTDSHTDTLARFLDKDTIVYSACEDENDEHYTALKKMQEELKTFKKPDKTPYKLIPLEIPKAIFDENQQRLPATYVNFLLCNDALIVPTYNDPKDALILETLKQHTPLEVVGVDCNTLIKQHGSLHCVTMQLY from the coding sequence ATGAAAAGAATGTTAGCGGAGTTTGAAAAAATCCAAGCGATTTTAATGGCGTTCCCCCATGAGTTTGGCGACTGGGCGTATTGCATCAAAGAGGCTAGGGAAAGTTTTTTAAACATCATTCAAACCATAGCCAAACACGCTCAGGTGTTAGTGTGCGTCCATACTAGCGATACTATCGGCTATGAGATGCTTAAAAACTTATCTGGTGTAGAGATCGCAAAGGTTGACACTAACGACACATGGGCTAGGGATTTTGGAGCGATCAGTATTGAAAATCAGGGCGTTTTAGAGTGCTTGGATTTTGGTTTTAACGGCTGGGGGTTAAAATACCCGTCCAATTTAGACAATCAAGTGAATTTCAAACTCAAAAGTTTAGGGTTTTTAAAACACCCTTTAAAAACGATGCCCTATGTTTTAGAGGGCGGGAGCATAGAAAGCGATGGGGCTGGGAGTGTTTTAACCAACACCCAATGCCTGCTAGAAAAAAATCGTAACCCCCATTTGAATCAAAATGGAATAGAAAACATGCTTAAAAAGGAATTAGGGGCTAAACAAGTGCTGTGGTATTCTTATGGCTATCTCAAAGGCGATGACACGGATAGCCATACCGACACGCTCGCTCGCTTTTTGGATAAAGACACCATTGTTTATAGCGCATGCGAAGATGAAAACGATGAGCATTATACAGCCTTAAAAAAAATGCAAGAAGAATTAAAAACCTTTAAAAAACCAGACAAAACGCCCTATAAACTCATCCCCCTAGAAATCCCCAAAGCCATTTTTGATGAAAACCAACAACGCTTGCCGGCGACTTATGTGAATTTTTTATTGTGCAATGACGCTCTCATCGTGCCTACTTACAACGACCCTAAAGACGCACTCATTTTAGAAACCTTAAAACAACACACGCCCCTAGAAGTGGTAGGGGTTGATTGCAACACCTTAATCAAACAGCATGGAAGCTTGCATTGTGTAACGATGCAACTTTATTGA
- a CDS encoding bifunctional proline dehydrogenase/L-glutamate gamma-semialdehyde dehydrogenase, whose product MQKIIDDSLELAKKLQDSISNHLSEQEKAFHSKMQKLLNNPENKVMLIELMDRSFRCLDNKARFEMIEHVLDKYKSREIFSSFEKLLLMGFLSFGKMLPDMSVPFFVNKIRSDTKAMVLDQEESQLKERILKRKNEKIILNVNFIGEEVLGEEEAATRFEKYSQALKSNYIQYISIKITTIFSQINILDFEYSKKEIVKRLDALYALALEEEKKQGMPKFINLDMEEFRDLELTVESFMESIAKFDLNAGIVLQAYIPDSYEYLKKLHAFSKERVLKGLKPIKIRFVKGANMESEETIASVKDWALPTFSNKQDTDSNYNKMLDFVLEGDNYKYIHIGAASHNIFEIAYVYTRIHAINDPVVLEHFSFEMLEGMSLQASQELKEMHQLILYAPVCDEAHFNNAIAYLVRRLDENTSSDNFMKAFFNLKVGTSEWKDQEQRFLNSLKGIAALDNATHRTQDRNAKQSGHTTYPNHSFKNESDTDFILKANREWAKKVREKMHNAPILELYPEIDGRFEDPNLTPLEVFDKIHHKKIASVHLADKEAILKALEVAKSDKSHFSQKSFTEIHALLSQTAQLFRERRGDLIGISALEVGKTFAETDAEVSEAIDFLEFYPYSLRVLQEQNPKTQFTPKGVGVVIAPWNFPVGISVGTIAAPLAAGNRVIYKPSSLSSVTGYKLCECFWDAGVPRDALIYLPSKGSDISEHLLKDKNIKFAILTGGEDTAYKMLEANPTLALSAETGGKNATIVSKMADRDQAIKNVIHSAFSNSGQKCSATSLLVLEKEVYEDENFKKTLIDATLSLSVGDPFDFKNKIGALADKPNEKVIKAIEELKSYENYTIPVSFVNDNPYLMKPSIKYGTKKGDFTHQTELFTPILSVMKAQDLNEAIEIVNSTGYGLTSALESLDEREWEYYLERIEAGNIYINKPTTGAVVLRQPFGGVKKSAVGFGRKVGIFNYITQFVNTHQEEEDENALKNPLSETLEGLTQKGYDEHTHELKRAIFMAKSYAYHYKHEFSQAKDYVKIRGEDNLFSYTKVKSVGYRITEKDTLSDMLGVALACLISQIPLTISIENERANKDLTFFLECLKTLRANAPIVYESLQKFSEKLHAFNRVRYLKSDLDLLHEQASALGMVLATAKPCLNGRFELLYYHLERSVSISYHRYGNLGSRVLRQPTCHKSCCAEK is encoded by the coding sequence ATGCAAAAAATCATTGACGATTCACTAGAATTAGCCAAAAAACTGCAAGATAGTATCAGTAACCATTTGAGCGAGCAAGAAAAAGCGTTCCACTCTAAAATGCAAAAGCTTTTAAATAACCCTGAAAACAAAGTCATGCTCATAGAGCTTATGGATCGGAGTTTTAGATGCCTGGACAATAAAGCCCGCTTTGAAATGATTGAGCATGTTTTAGACAAATACAAAAGCCGTGAGATTTTTTCTTCCTTTGAAAAATTGCTTTTAATGGGGTTTTTGAGCTTTGGGAAAATGCTCCCTGATATGAGCGTGCCTTTCTTTGTCAATAAAATCAGAAGCGACACGAAAGCAATGGTCTTGGATCAAGAAGAGAGCCAATTAAAAGAGCGGATTTTAAAAAGAAAGAATGAAAAAATCATTTTGAATGTGAATTTTATTGGCGAAGAGGTTTTAGGCGAAGAAGAAGCGGCTACGCGTTTTGAAAAATACTCTCAAGCTTTAAAATCCAACTACATCCAATACATTTCCATTAAAATCACAACGATTTTTTCCCAAATCAATATCCTTGATTTTGAATACTCTAAAAAAGAGATTGTCAAACGCCTAGACGCTCTTTATGCCCTGGCTTTAGAAGAAGAAAAAAAGCAAGGCATGCCGAAATTCATCAATTTGGATATGGAGGAGTTTAGAGATTTAGAGCTCACGGTGGAGTCTTTTATGGAGTCTATCGCTAAATTTGATTTGAACGCTGGTATTGTGCTGCAAGCCTATATCCCTGATTCTTATGAATATTTGAAAAAACTGCACGCTTTTTCTAAAGAAAGGGTTTTAAAAGGGTTAAAGCCCATTAAAATCCGCTTTGTTAAGGGAGCGAACATGGAGAGCGAAGAGACTATCGCTTCCGTGAAAGACTGGGCGTTACCCACATTCTCCAATAAGCAAGACACCGATTCTAATTACAATAAAATGTTGGATTTTGTTTTAGAGGGCGATAATTATAAATACATTCATATTGGCGCAGCGAGCCACAATATTTTTGAAATCGCTTATGTCTATACGCGCATCCATGCCATTAACGACCCTGTTGTGTTAGAGCATTTCAGCTTTGAAATGCTAGAGGGCATGAGCTTGCAAGCGAGCCAGGAATTAAAAGAGATGCACCAACTCATTCTTTATGCGCCGGTGTGCGATGAAGCGCATTTTAATAATGCGATCGCTTACTTGGTGAGGAGGCTAGATGAAAACACCTCAAGCGATAATTTCATGAAAGCTTTCTTCAACCTCAAAGTGGGCACGAGCGAATGGAAAGACCAAGAGCAACGCTTTTTAAACAGCCTTAAAGGAATCGCTGCTTTAGACAACGCCACCCACAGGACTCAAGACAGGAACGCCAAACAAAGCGGGCATACCACTTACCCAAACCACTCCTTTAAAAACGAAAGCGATACCGATTTTATTTTAAAAGCCAACCGAGAATGGGCTAAAAAAGTGCGCGAGAAAATGCATAACGCTCCTATTTTAGAGCTTTACCCAGAAATAGATGGGAGGTTTGAAGATCCTAATTTAACCCCTTTAGAAGTCTTTGATAAAATCCATCATAAAAAAATCGCTAGCGTGCATTTAGCGGATAAGGAAGCGATTTTAAAAGCCCTAGAAGTGGCTAAAAGCGATAAGAGTCATTTCAGTCAAAAAAGCTTCACAGAAATCCATGCTTTATTGAGTCAAACCGCCCAGCTTTTTAGAGAAAGGAGAGGCGATTTAATAGGGATTTCGGCTTTAGAAGTGGGTAAAACTTTCGCTGAAACGGACGCTGAAGTGAGCGAAGCCATTGACTTTTTAGAGTTTTACCCTTACAGCTTAAGGGTGTTACAAGAGCAGAACCCAAAAACCCAATTCACCCCTAAAGGCGTGGGCGTGGTCATTGCCCCATGGAATTTCCCTGTGGGCATTTCTGTAGGCACTATCGCTGCCCCCCTAGCCGCTGGCAATCGGGTGATTTACAAGCCCTCAAGTTTGTCTAGCGTAACGGGTTATAAGCTTTGTGAGTGCTTTTGGGATGCGGGCGTGCCTAGAGATGCGCTCATTTACTTGCCCTCTAAAGGGAGCGATATTAGCGAACATCTCTTAAAAGATAAAAACATCAAGTTTGCCATTTTAACAGGGGGCGAAGACACCGCTTATAAAATGCTAGAGGCTAACCCCACTTTAGCCTTGAGCGCTGAAACAGGCGGTAAAAACGCCACCATTGTGAGCAAAATGGCAGACAGAGACCAAGCGATTAAGAATGTTATCCATTCAGCTTTTAGCAATTCGGGGCAAAAATGCTCTGCCACTTCGCTTTTAGTGTTAGAAAAAGAAGTCTATGAAGATGAGAACTTTAAAAAGACTCTAATAGATGCGACTCTAAGCCTTAGCGTGGGCGATCCTTTTGATTTCAAAAACAAAATCGGCGCTCTAGCGGACAAGCCTAATGAAAAGGTCATCAAAGCCATAGAGGAATTGAAAAGCTATGAAAATTACACAATCCCGGTAAGCTTTGTTAATGACAACCCCTATTTGATGAAGCCAAGCATCAAATACGGCACTAAAAAAGGCGATTTCACGCACCAAACTGAGCTTTTTACGCCCATTTTATCCGTGATGAAAGCACAAGATTTAAACGAAGCGATAGAAATAGTCAATTCTACCGGTTACGGGCTGACTAGCGCATTAGAATCTTTGGACGAAAGGGAGTGGGAATATTATTTAGAACGCATTGAAGCCGGTAATATCTATATCAACAAACCCACCACAGGAGCGGTTGTTTTGCGCCAGCCTTTTGGAGGGGTTAAAAAATCCGCTGTGGGGTTTGGGAGGAAGGTGGGCATTTTTAACTATATCACGCAATTTGTGAATACCCACCAAGAAGAAGAAGATGAAAACGCCTTAAAAAACCCCTTAAGCGAAACTTTAGAGGGTTTGACTCAAAAAGGCTATGATGAGCATACGCATGAGTTGAAGCGCGCGATTTTTATGGCGAAGAGCTACGCTTATCATTATAAGCATGAATTCAGCCAAGCTAAAGACTATGTCAAAATCAGAGGCGAAGACAACCTTTTTTCCTACACTAAAGTTAAAAGCGTGGGCTATCGCATCACCGAAAAGGACACTTTAAGCGACATGTTAGGCGTTGCTTTAGCATGTTTAATTTCTCAAATCCCTTTAACGATCAGCATAGAAAACGAACGAGCGAACAAAGATTTAACCTTTTTTTTAGAATGCTTAAAAACGCTCCGAGCAAACGCCCCTATCGTTTATGAAAGCTTGCAAAAATTTAGCGAGAAATTGCATGCTTTCAATCGTGTCCGTTATCTAAAAAGCGATTTGGATTTATTGCACGAACAAGCGAGCGCTTTAGGGATGGTTTTAGCCACGGCTAAACCCTGCTTGAACGGGCGTTTTGAATTGCTGTATTACCACTTAGAGCGATCGGTTAGCATTTCTTATCATCGTTACGGGAATTTAGGCTCAAGGGTTTTAAGGCAACCAACTTGCCACAAATCATGCTGTGCTGAAAAATAA
- the putP gene encoding sodium/proline symporter PutP, whose amino-acid sequence MGHVVLSTPIVTMFIAYSLLMLYIGFYFYKQNETTEDYFLGDRSMGPIISALSAGASDMSGWLLMGLPGALYVGGLINSHIAIGLSLGALINWVFVAKRLRIYTSVIANSITISDYFETRFSDDKHILRLISAFVILIFFIFYISSGLVSGAKLFEATFGIQYNYALSIGTLIIVSYTFLGGYKAVCWTDLIQGLLMMSALIVVPIVMIIHLGGIGEGIKIIREIKPENLSFLQGSSVVAIISSLAWGLGYFGQPHILVRFMSIRSIRDVPKATTIGISWMAISLIGACVMGLLGVAYAHKFDLSLEDPEKIFIVMSQLLFNPWITGILLSAILAAVMSTASSQLLVSSSTIAEDFYATIFNKDAPQKLVMVISRLSVLGVACIAFFISTDRNASILSIVSYAWAGFGASFGSVILFSLFWSRMTRIGAIAGMLSGASTVILYDKFGKSFLDIYEIVPGFIVASIAIVVFSLFSSVRAGTKEAFETMLKEIESLKR is encoded by the coding sequence ATGGGACATGTTGTTTTAAGCACCCCTATTGTTACGATGTTTATCGCTTATTCGCTGTTAATGCTCTATATTGGTTTTTATTTTTACAAACAAAATGAAACGACTGAAGATTATTTCTTAGGCGATCGTTCTATGGGCCCTATAATTAGCGCTTTGAGTGCGGGGGCGAGCGATATGAGCGGGTGGCTTTTAATGGGATTACCTGGAGCTTTATATGTGGGGGGCTTAATCAACTCACACATCGCCATAGGCTTGAGTTTGGGCGCCTTGATTAACTGGGTTTTTGTGGCCAAACGCTTACGCATTTATACGAGCGTGATCGCTAATTCCATCACCATTTCAGATTATTTTGAAACGCGCTTTAGCGATGACAAACACATCTTGCGCTTGATTTCAGCTTTTGTGATTTTAATCTTTTTTATTTTTTACATTTCTTCAGGGCTAGTGAGTGGGGCTAAGCTCTTTGAAGCGACCTTTGGTATTCAATACAACTACGCTTTAAGCATTGGTACGCTGATCATTGTCTCTTACACCTTTTTAGGGGGGTATAAGGCGGTGTGTTGGACGGATTTGATTCAAGGGCTTTTGATGATGAGCGCTTTAATCGTGGTGCCAATCGTTATGATAATCCATCTTGGAGGGATTGGAGAGGGGATTAAAATCATTAGAGAAATCAAGCCTGAAAACCTTTCTTTCTTGCAAGGCTCTAGCGTAGTCGCTATTATTTCAAGCCTCGCTTGGGGGTTAGGCTATTTTGGGCAACCCCATATTTTAGTGCGTTTCATGTCTATCCGCTCCATTAGAGATGTGCCTAAAGCGACCACTATTGGGATTTCTTGGATGGCTATTTCTTTGATTGGGGCATGCGTTATGGGGCTTTTAGGCGTTGCGTATGCACATAAATTTGATTTGAGCTTAGAAGACCCTGAAAAGATTTTCATTGTGATGAGTCAATTACTCTTTAACCCTTGGATCACAGGCATTTTATTGAGCGCGATTTTAGCGGCGGTGATGAGCACGGCCAGTTCGCAACTGCTTGTAAGCTCTTCTACCATTGCTGAAGATTTCTATGCGACGATTTTCAATAAAGACGCCCCGCAAAAATTAGTGATGGTTATTTCTAGGCTTTCGGTTTTAGGGGTGGCTTGCATCGCTTTTTTCATTTCAACGGATAGAAACGCTAGCATCCTTAGCATCGTGAGTTACGCATGGGCTGGCTTTGGCGCGAGTTTTGGCTCTGTGATTTTGTTCTCGCTTTTTTGGTCAAGAATGACGCGCATCGGTGCAATTGCTGGCATGCTCTCTGGGGCTAGCACGGTGATTTTATACGATAAATTTGGCAAAAGCTTTTTGGATATTTATGAAATCGTTCCGGGCTTTATTGTAGCGAGCATCGCTATTGTGGTGTTTAGTTTGTTTTCTAGCGTGCGAGCAGGCACTAAAGAGGCTTTTGAAACCATGCTTAAAGAAATTGAGAGCTTGAAACGTTAA
- the hypE gene encoding hydrogenase expression/formation protein HypE translates to MDSVTLACGNGGKETNALIERVFMPYLKEFIVAFGEDAPKFKASGEYCVSTDSFVITPLIFNGGDIGKLCVCGSANDVSVQGGEPLYLNMGFILEEGLEIPLLKQILQSIQKELFKANLKLLSLDTKVVPKGSVDKLFINTTCIGKTIKPGISSRHLKQGQAIILSDTIANHGASLFAMRHEIKLKTNLESDCQLLYPLLKPLFLSDLKIHALRDATRGGLASVLNEWANSSRVKIVIEEEKIPLKEETKGICEILGLEPYALANEGVFVLALNQKDAPKALEILKNNKKAKNACVIGGVFENPYPSVVLKNAWGFERILEMPEGELLPRIC, encoded by the coding sequence ATGGATAGCGTAACTCTAGCATGCGGGAACGGAGGGAAAGAAACAAACGCTTTAATTGAGCGAGTTTTTATGCCCTATTTAAAAGAATTTATCGTTGCGTTTGGTGAAGACGCCCCTAAATTTAAAGCTAGTGGGGAATATTGCGTGAGCACGGATAGTTTTGTCATCACGCCCTTAATTTTTAATGGGGGCGATATAGGCAAGCTTTGCGTTTGCGGGAGCGCGAATGATGTGAGCGTGCAAGGGGGCGAACCTTTGTATTTGAATATGGGTTTTATTTTAGAAGAAGGCTTAGAAATCCCTCTTTTAAAACAAATCTTACAATCCATACAAAAAGAATTGTTTAAAGCCAACCTAAAACTCCTCTCCCTAGACACTAAAGTCGTGCCAAAGGGGAGCGTGGATAAGCTTTTTATCAACACAACCTGTATTGGTAAAACCATCAAGCCAGGGATTTCTTCGCGCCATTTAAAACAAGGCCAAGCCATTATCCTAAGCGACACTATCGCCAATCATGGGGCAAGCCTGTTTGCAATGCGTCATGAAATCAAGCTCAAAACCAATCTAGAAAGCGATTGCCAGCTGCTCTATCCCTTATTAAAACCCCTATTTTTAAGCGATCTCAAAATTCATGCTTTAAGAGATGCGACTAGGGGCGGGTTAGCGAGCGTGCTGAATGAATGGGCGAACAGCTCTAGAGTGAAAATCGTTATAGAAGAAGAAAAAATCCCCTTAAAAGAAGAAACGAAAGGGATTTGTGAGATTTTAGGGCTAGAACCCTACGCACTAGCCAATGAGGGGGTGTTTGTTTTAGCGCTCAATCAAAAAGACGCCCCTAAAGCCTTAGAAATTTTAAAAAATAACAAAAAAGCTAAAAACGCTTGCGTGATTGGCGGAGTGTTTGAAAACCCTTATCCTAGCGTGGTTTTAAAGAACGCATGGGGTTTTGAAAGGATTTTAGAGATGCCAGAAGGCGAATTGTTGCCTAGGATTTGCTAA
- a CDS encoding DNA-methyltransferase — translation MIQIHHADAFEIIKDFYQQNLKVDAIITDPPYNISVKNHFSTLKSAKRQGIDFGEWDKNFRLLEWIKRYAPLVNPNGCMVIFCSYRFISYIADFLEENGFVVKDFIQWVKNNPMPRNISRRYVQDTEFALWAVKKKAKWVFNKPKNEKYLRSLILKSPVVSGLEKVKHPTQKSLALMEKIISIHTNPNDIVLDPFMGSGTTGLACKRLERNFIGIESEKEYFQIAKKRLNLF, via the coding sequence ATGATACAAATCCATCACGCTGACGCTTTTGAAATCATCAAAGATTTTTACCAACAAAATTTAAAAGTGGATGCCATCATCACAGACCCTCCTTATAACATTTCGGTTAAAAACCATTTTTCCACCCTAAAGAGCGCTAAAAGGCAAGGCATAGATTTTGGGGAATGGGATAAAAATTTCAGGCTTTTAGAATGGATCAAGCGCTACGCCCCCTTAGTCAATCCAAACGGCTGCATGGTTATTTTTTGCTCTTACAGGTTTATAAGCTATATCGCTGATTTTTTAGAAGAAAACGGCTTTGTGGTCAAAGACTTTATCCAATGGGTTAAAAATAATCCCATGCCAAGAAACATTAGCCGGCGCTATGTCCAGGACACGGAATTTGCCCTGTGGGCGGTTAAAAAGAAAGCTAAATGGGTGTTTAACAAACCAAAAAATGAAAAATATTTACGGTCCTTGATTTTAAAAAGCCCTGTGGTGAGCGGGCTTGAAAAAGTTAAACACCCCACGCAAAAAAGCCTGGCTTTAATGGAAAAAATCATTTCCATCCACACAAACCCTAATGACATCGTGCTAGATCCTTTCATGGGGAGCGGCACCACCGGTTTAGCGTGCAAGCGTTTAGAACGAAATTTTATCGGTATAGAATCAGAAAAAGAATATTTTCAAATCGCTAAAAAGCGTTTGAATTTGTTTTAA
- the hypF gene encoding carbamoyltransferase HypF — translation MNKITLFGVVQGVGMRPFIYTLAQKLELVGFARNTQAALEIVLPAHKTESFLNALKKGLPPLALVEKIIISPYDKALKFNDFRILESKNHPLNLLSQIPKDLGVCEDCLREIRDKNSPYFHYAFNSCAKCGARYSLLNAMPYDRENSALKPFKLCKFCASVYQDPTNKRFHIQGISCKKCGIALNYKRFKNDDALLECAKDIQKGKIIALKGLGGFAFLCDARNFQTIERLRLLKNRPLKPFALMFKDLKSAKQHAFLNALECESLISASAPILLARKKPDTQLAPNIAKNSPFYGVILPYTPLHALLLDLLDFPIVFTSANFNSLPLASDEKEINSLHFIFDFKLTHNRAIIHRIDDSIVQRVDNIIRPMRLARGFAPLYLTLPKRSNYPPQKILALGAEQKGHFSLLDGETSILLLSPFCGDLSVLENEKHFKETLNFFLKTYDFKPTLLVCDKHKNYTTTQMAFEFNTPLLQVQHHHAHFLASVLDALLQDPHLNHPFIGIIWDGSGAYENKIYGAECFVGDFERIEETARFEEFLLLGGQKAIKEPKRLVLEIALKHQLNKLLKRVQKHFKEDELEIFQQMHDREVQSIATNSIGRLFDIVAFSLDLTGTISFEAESGQVLENLALQSDEIAFYPFKIKNSVVCLKDFYQAFEKDLGVLEPKRIAKKFFNSLVEIITALIAPFKEHVVVCSGGVFCNQLLCEQLAKRFKNLQRKYFFHKHFPPNDSSIPVGQALMAYFNPTIIKKG, via the coding sequence TTGAATAAAATCACGCTTTTTGGCGTGGTTCAAGGCGTGGGCATGCGCCCTTTTATTTATACCCTAGCTCAAAAATTAGAGCTTGTAGGCTTTGCGCGTAACACCCAAGCGGCTTTAGAAATCGTCTTACCCGCTCACAAAACTGAGTCTTTTTTAAACGCTCTGAAAAAAGGATTGCCCCCTTTAGCGTTGGTTGAAAAAATCATTATTAGCCCTTATGATAAGGCGCTCAAATTCAATGATTTTAGGATTTTAGAAAGCAAGAACCACCCTTTAAATTTGCTCAGTCAAATCCCTAAAGATTTGGGCGTGTGTGAGGATTGCTTGCGCGAAATTAGAGATAAAAACTCCCCCTATTTTCATTACGCTTTCAATTCTTGCGCGAAATGCGGGGCGAGATACAGCCTTTTAAACGCCATGCCCTATGACAGAGAAAATTCCGCCCTAAAGCCTTTCAAGCTCTGCAAATTTTGCGCTTCTGTCTATCAAGACCCTACCAATAAGCGCTTCCACATTCAAGGCATCAGCTGCAAAAAGTGCGGTATCGCACTCAATTACAAGCGGTTCAAAAATGATGACGCTCTTTTAGAATGCGCTAAAGACATTCAAAAAGGTAAAATCATCGCTCTTAAAGGTTTGGGAGGCTTTGCTTTTTTGTGCGATGCGAGGAATTTTCAAACCATAGAAAGATTACGGCTTTTAAAAAACCGCCCCCTAAAGCCTTTTGCACTCATGTTTAAAGACTTAAAATCAGCCAAACAGCATGCGTTTTTGAACGCATTAGAATGCGAGAGCTTAATTTCTGCAAGCGCCCCCATTCTTTTAGCGCGTAAAAAACCTGACACCCAATTAGCCCCCAATATCGCTAAAAACTCCCCCTTTTATGGCGTGATTTTGCCCTATACCCCTTTGCATGCTTTATTACTGGATTTATTGGATTTCCCTATTGTGTTCACGAGCGCGAATTTCAACTCCCTCCCTTTAGCGAGCGATGAAAAAGAGATCAATTCGCTTCATTTTATTTTTGATTTTAAGCTCACGCACAATCGCGCCATTATTCATAGGATTGATGATAGTATCGTGCAGCGCGTGGATAATATTATTCGCCCCATGCGTTTGGCTAGAGGGTTTGCCCCCCTTTACCTCACTTTGCCTAAACGCTCTAATTATCCGCCACAAAAGATTTTAGCGCTTGGAGCGGAGCAAAAAGGGCATTTTAGCTTATTGGATGGCGAAACTTCCATTCTTTTGCTTTCGCCTTTTTGTGGGGATTTGAGCGTTTTAGAAAATGAAAAACACTTTAAAGAAACCCTGAATTTTTTCTTAAAAACCTATGATTTTAAACCCACGCTCTTAGTTTGCGATAAGCATAAAAACTACACCACCACTCAAATGGCTTTTGAATTTAATACGCCCTTATTGCAAGTCCAGCACCACCATGCCCACTTTTTAGCGAGCGTCTTAGACGCATTGTTACAAGACCCGCATTTAAATCACCCTTTTATAGGAATCATTTGGGATGGGAGTGGGGCTTATGAAAATAAGATTTATGGGGCGGAGTGTTTTGTGGGGGATTTTGAACGCATTGAAGAAACCGCCAGGTTTGAAGAATTTCTGCTTTTAGGGGGGCAAAAAGCGATCAAAGAGCCTAAACGCCTGGTTTTAGAAATTGCTTTAAAACACCAACTCAACAAGCTTTTAAAGCGCGTTCAAAAACATTTTAAAGAAGACGAATTAGAAATTTTCCAGCAAATGCATGACAGAGAAGTTCAAAGCATAGCCACCAATTCCATAGGACGTTTGTTTGATATAGTAGCGTTTAGTTTGGATTTAACAGGAACGATTAGCTTTGAAGCAGAGAGCGGGCAGGTTTTAGAAAATCTAGCCTTACAAAGCGATGAGATCGCCTTTTACCCTTTTAAAATCAAAAACAGCGTGGTGTGTTTAAAAGATTTTTATCAAGCGTTTGAAAAGGATTTGGGCGTTTTAGAGCCCAAACGCATCGCTAAGAAATTTTTTAACAGCCTAGTAGAAATCATTACCGCTTTAATCGCGCCTTTTAAAGAGCATGTGGTGGTGTGCAGTGGGGGCGTGTTTTGCAACCAATTATTATGCGAACAATTAGCCAAACGATTCAAAAACCTTCAAAGGAAGTATTTTTTCCACAAGCATTTCCCTCCTAACGACAGCAGTATCCCTGTCGGTCAAGCCTTAATGGCGTATTTCAACCCTACAATCATTAAAAAAGGATAA